Below is a window of Rhodopseudomonas sp. P2A-2r DNA.
GGTCTGGATCCACTTCGGCGGCACGGTGCCCTTGTCCTTAAAGGCGACGATGGCGTCGAAGGCGGGTCCCGCCATGTCCGGGGTCAGTTCGACGGTGGCGTTGGCTTCGCCGGCGGCGATCGCCTTGAAGATGTCCGGCACGGCGTCGATGGAGACGGTGAGGATATCCTTGCCGGGCTTGAGGCCGGCTTCCTTCATGGCCTGGATCGCGCCGACCATCATGTCGTCGTTATGGGCGTAGACCGCGCAGATATTCTTGCCGCCGCCTTCGGCCTTGATGAAGCTCTCCATCACTTCCTTGCCCTTGGCGCGGGTGAAATCGCCGGTCTGGCTGCGCACCACCTTGAGGTTGGCATGCTTGGCGATGGCGGTATCGAAACCCTTCTTGCGGTTGGCGGCAACGCTGGCGCCCACCGTGCCCTGCAGCTCGACGATGTTGCAGGCCTTGCTGCCGACGGTCTTGGCCAGCCAGTCGCCGGCGACCTCGCCTTCATGCACACTGTCGGAGGTTACCGCGGTCAGATAGAGGTCCTTGCCCGACGGATCGATGTCGCGGTCGAGCAGCACGACGGGAATCTTGGCTTCCTTGGCTTCTTTCAGCACCGCGTCCCAACCGGTGGAGACCACCGGCGCGAGGAAGATGGCATCGACCTTCTGCGCGACGAAGGAACGGATCGCCTTGATCTGGTTCTCCTGTTTCTGCTGGGCGTCGGCGATCTTGAGGGTGATGTTGCGCTTCTTGGCTTCGGACTTGGAGACCGAGGTCTCCGCGGCGCGCCAGCCGGATTCCGAACCGATCTGCGAAAATCCGATGGTCAACTGGGCGGCGGAGGCGCTGAAGGCAAACCCGGCAAGGGCAGTGGCGGCAAGCAGGGTCGTCAGGATCTTGCGTGTCATGAGTGTCTCTCCCGATGTGCAATGGCGCTTCTGCGAGCGCCTCGTGTGCGCAAATCTATTACACGCCGGGATAGAGCTGACTAGTCATATTATTTTACTATTTTGGTCTAAGTTCCCGTTGCGGCACGACGCGTCCTATCCGATGTCCGCCGCCGCTGCCCGGCCGGCATTGCGTCCTGAGAACAGGCAGCCGCCCAGGAATGTGCCCTCCAGCGAGCGGTATCCATGCATTCCGCCGCCGCCGAAGCCCGCGGCCTCGCCGGCCGCATAGAGGCCGGGCATGATCTGGCCGTGCTGCCCGAACACCCGGGCGTCGAGATCGGTCTCGAAGCCGCCCAGCGTCTTCCGGGTCAGTATGTTCAGCCGCACCGCGATCAGCGGCCCATGGGCGGGATCGAGGATGCGGTGCGGTCTGGCGGTGCGGATCAGCCGGTCGCCGATATATTTGCGCGCGTTGTGCAGGTTCATCACCTGGGTGTCCTTGACATAAGGATTGGCGATGGCGCGGTCGCGCGCCTCGATCTGCGCGCGCAGATGATCGAGCTTGAGCAGGTTGTCGCCGCTCAGCGCATTCATGCCGGTGACCAGATCCTCCAGCGTGTCGCGCACCACGAAATCCACGCCGTGCCGCTTGAACGCTTCCACCGGCGCCGGCGCCCCCTTGTTGGTGGCGCGCTTCAGGGTCATCCGCCAGCTCTTGCCGGTAAGGTCGGGATTCTGCTCGGAACCCGACAGCGCGAATTCCTTCTTGATGATGCTCTGGGTCAGCACGAACCAGGAATAATCGTAGCCGGTCGACTGGATGTATTGCAGCTGCCCGAGCGTATCGGAGCCCGGAAACAGCGGCGACGGCAGCCGCTTGCCGGTGGCGTCGAACCACAGGGAAGAGGGCCCGGCAGGATACGGATGCCGTGCATCGGCCAGATCGGATTCCAGTTCTGCAGGCCTTCCACATAATGCCACATGCGGTCGCGGTTGATCAGCCGCGCGCCGGCGGCTTCGGTGATGCCGATCATGCGGCCGTCGACATGGGCGGGCACGCCGGAGATCATGCGCGCCGGCGGCGCACCCAATCGCGACGGCCAGTTCTGCCGCACTAGCTCGTGATTGCCGCCGATGCCGCCGGAGGCAACGATGACCGCCTGCGCCCGCAGTGAGAAGTTGCCGGTCACGACGCGCGAACTGATCTCGCCGCGCGCCACGTTGGTCGGCTCCAGGATCGCGCCGCTGACGCCGTCGACCGTGCCGTTGCTCATGCCGAGCGCATCGATGCGATGGCGAAACCGGAAGCTCAGCAGCCCCTTTGCCTGGGCTTCGCGGGCGCGGCGCACGAACGGCTCGATCACGCCGGGTCCGGTGCCCCAGGTGACATGGAACCTGGGTACTGAATTGCCGTGGCCCATGGCGTCGTAGCCGCCGCGCTCGGCCCACCCGACCACCGGGAAGATCCGATGGCCCATGGCGCGCAACCAGCTGCGTTTTTCGCCGGCGGCGAAGGCGATGTAGGCCTCCGCCCAGCGCCGTGGCCAGTGATCATCGTCGCGGTCGAAGCCGGCGGAACCGGCCCAGTCCTGCATCGCAAGCTCGACGCTGTCTTTGATGCCAAGCCGGCGTTGCTCCGGCGAGTCCACCAGGAACAGTCCGCCGAACGACCAGAACGCCTGGCCGCCGAGATTCTGTTCGCCCTCCTGATCCAGCACGATGACGTGCTTGCCGGCGTCGGCGACCTCGGTCGCGGCCACCAGGCCGGCGAGCCCGCCGCCGACCACGATGACGTCAGCATCGTCAGCCATTGCGTTCCCCGTTTTTATCGTTGCTCCGATTGAAGCGCGGACCGTGCGCAGCGGTCAATGGCTGTTCCAGTTTGGGACCCCCGACGCGACGGGTGCATCTTGCGTGCAACACTTCATTTGAATCGCATTTGAGCCATCGCGTTCGTCTGGACAAAAAATCGATATCGCAACACGCTGGCATCGTCCTGCATCACCGGGACAGATTCGGATCGTCGGGTTTTGGACTTAGGTTTGAACTGGGGCTGGTCATGAGGTTGGTTACGGGGCTGCTCGCGGCGGTCTTATTGTTCGCGGGTATCGGGGCAAGTCATGCCGTGGTCCGCATTGCGGATGACCGCGGCGGCAGGATCGGAACCTACGTCGACAAATATCAGGGCCTGCGCAGCTCCGGCGAGACCGTGATCATCGACGGGCTCTGCGCCTCGGCCTGCACCATCGTGCTCGGCGCCGTTCCGCACGACAAGATCTGCGTGACTTCCAACGCCAATCTCGGCTTCCACGCCGCCTGGGATGTCGGCTCCAACGGCCGGGCAGTGACCAATCCCGAAGCGACGCAGATGCTGTACTCCATGTATCCCACGCCGGTGCGCCGCTGGATCGCGCGGCGCGGCGGGCTGACCCCGCACATGATCTTCCTGCGCGGTCGTCAGCTCGCGGGCATGTACAAGCCCTGCTATATGGACGCCCAGGCGTCGGTGCGCTGAGCCGGACACGCCATCATGATGACGTGATCGGAGCGGCACCGGTCGCGCTTGCCCAAGGTCGCATCTGAGCCTATCTGGAACTGATCGACCGGTCGCCATGACGGCGCGCCGGTTGTCGCCGTTCATCGAGATGCCCGCATGGCCCAGCCCGTACCCGCCCGAGACAGCCTGAGCCCGGTGCAACCCTCCGGCGTGGCCTTTGCGATCGTCGCCGCGACCGCGGTGTTTGCGGTCGTGCTCGTGGTCGGCGCCGCCGCACTGTGGGTGCATTATGGCACCGCAGTGTTTTTCGAGATGATCAAGTCGGGCATCGCGGCCTGCATCTGAGCCAATTCAAGGGACATCGCATGTCGGATTCAACCACCCGGCCACTGGTCGTGATCGCGGCCTTTGCCGCCAGCCTCGCGGCCGGGTTGCTCGTGGTGTTGTGGCTGGTCGGTGGCCTGCAAAAGGTCGCCGCACCGGCGGCCATCGGCGGGCCGTTCCAGCTCAGCGACCAGACCGGCCAGACCGTCACCGAGGCCAGCC
It encodes the following:
- the ytfQ gene encoding galactofuranose ABC transporter, galactofuranose-binding protein YtfQ, with the protein product MTRKILTTLLAATALAGFAFSASAAQLTIGFSQIGSESGWRAAETSVSKSEAKKRNITLKIADAQQKQENQIKAIRSFVAQKVDAIFLAPVVSTGWDAVLKEAKEAKIPVVLLDRDIDPSGKDLYLTAVTSDSVHEGEVAGDWLAKTVGSKACNIVELQGTVGASVAANRKKGFDTAIAKHANLKVVRSQTGDFTRAKGKEVMESFIKAEGGGKNICAVYAHNDDMMVGAIQAMKEAGLKPGKDILTVSIDAVPDIFKAIAAGEANATVELTPDMAGPAFDAIVAFKDKGTVPPKWIQTESKLYTAADNPQKVYDSKKGLGY